A region of the Syntrophales bacterium genome:
GGCAACAGATTGATACCGGAGCCTTCCAGTGCTTTTTCAAACCAGCTCGTTCTGCTGCAGGGCAATTCAATTCGGCTATGAGCATCAAGCCATGCAACTTCAAAACAGCTTATGGCAGAGACAGCGACAACGTCAGCGCTTTGGATCAGATCGTTTCTGACCTGCCCAATGAGATCGATGCTCTCATTGACCCACCACAACCAGATGTGCGTATCCAGGATAATCATTTGGGCAAATTCCAGTCTTTTTCGGAAGCAGTGTTAAAAATATTGCCCATCAGCCGCATCTTTCCGGCAATGTCCCGATGTGGAAAGCGACGCGCACGTTTTTTTTGCACCGGCTTATCAACGATCAGATAAATGACTTCCACCTGTTTGTTGGGAGGAAATTTCGGCAATCCCTTCAGGTTACCCTTGTGATCGGTATCAAGCAGCAAACGCTCTGTATTCATGATTTATTCCTCTTTTTCATTCCATCCTTAAAAAGTACATTAACCTTCATCAAAATGGGGAAAGCCATCATAACTGAAATCAAAATATTGTCCATAGGATTTTCTGGATCAAACTGGCGCCCATAAAAATGGGTGGGTTCTTTACTGTCGAGTAGATTAGTTTCTCCTGATGCTACAGGGTGATGTTTGTGTTCT
Encoded here:
- a CDS encoding type II toxin-antitoxin system VapC family toxin — encoded protein: MIILDTHIWLWWVNESIDLIGQVRNDLIQSADVVAVSAISCFEVAWLDAHSRIELPCSRTSWFEKALEGSGINLLPITPAIASIAVDLPEHHSDPQDRIIIATALSQDAQLMSADKKFSRYKELADRLL